From Triticum urartu cultivar G1812 chromosome 2, Tu2.1, whole genome shotgun sequence, a single genomic window includes:
- the LOC125541299 gene encoding mitotic checkpoint protein BUB3.1-like yields MSAPATGQPPVDAGGGRIGLGRELGHPPRDGVSSLRFSKHSNRLLVSSWEKAVRLLDVDATNALVGAFAHKTPVLDCCFHDNDSSAFSASSDHVVRRLSFSAESSYRLGTHDGPVRCVEYSDTTGQVITGSWDRTIKCWDQRGATGPEYTLIGTHTQPERVYALSLAGHKLVVATAGEHVNVYDLRNMSEPQQRKSYLNSQTRCVECYPNKTGFALGSTDGRVAMDFFDQSESSLEKRYGFKCHRLTEGRVRVAYPVNAIAFHSVHGTFATGGCDGFVCTWDGENKKRLFQSPRYPTSIAALSFSKDNNLLAVASSYTYERGKIENEPGTNIFIRDVNEVEVKPRH; encoded by the exons ATGAGCGCGCCCGCCACCGGCCAGCCGCCGGTCGACGCTGGCGGCGGCCGCATCGGGTTGGGCAGGGAGCTGGGGCACCCGCCGAGGGACGGCGTCTCCAGCCTCCGCTTCTCGAAGCACAGCAACCGCCTCCTCGTCTCCTCATGGGAGAAG GCGGTGCGGCTCCTGGACGTCGATGCCACCAACGCGCTGGTGGGCGCGTTCGCGCACAAGACGCCCGTGCTGGACTGCTGCTTCCACGATAACGACTCCTCGGCGTTCAGCGCCTCGAGCGACCACGTCGTGCGGAG GCTGTCCTTTAGTGCCGAAAGTAGTTATCGCTTGGGAACCCATGATGGTCCAGTTCGCTGTGTGGAGTACTCCGATACCACAG GTCAAGTAATCACTGGAAGCTGGGATAGGACTATAAAGTGTTGGGATCAAAGAGGTGCGACTGGGCCAGAATATACACTTATTGGGACACACACCCAACCTGAACGTGTATACGCACTTTCATTAGCAGGACATAAGTTGGTTGTTGCAACAGCAGGAGAGCATGTGAATGTTTATGATTTGCGCAATATGTCTGAGCCTCAGCAAAGGAAGTCTTATCTGAATTCTCAAACACGCTGTGTTGAGTGTTATCCAAATAAAACTG GATTTGCTTTGGGTAGTACAGACGGACGAGTTGCAATGGACTTCTTTGACCAATCTGAGTCTAGTCTCGAAAAGAG GTATGGTTTCAAGTGCCATCGATTGACCGAGGGCAGAGTGAGGGTTGCATATCCTGTTAATGCAATTGCATTCCACTCAGT GCATGGAACGTTTGCCACGGGCGGATGTGATGGATTTGTGTGCACTTGGGATGGAGAAAACAAAAAGAGATTGTTTCAG TCCCCCAGGTACCCAACCAGCATTGCTGCTCTGTCTTTCAGCAAGGATAACAATCTGCTCGCTGTTGCATCCAGTTACACTTACGAAAGGGGAAAAATAGA GAATGAACCTGGTACTAACATCTTTATCCGCGATGTCAACGAAGTGGAAGTAAAGCCGAGGCACTGA